From the genome of Ignavibacteriales bacterium, one region includes:
- a CDS encoding glycosyltransferase, producing MKIHHQQPKQLSRELFFLILSCSGGAGHMRAAEALRCTAPLTGLPIRTEHYDVLDFTSKLFKRLYSESYLQMVNRAPELWGYLYQQSERKPYEKKGFIKSFDQFNYKRYLQALRELNPDAIICTHFLPYISVSSTLRKNGITAPVFAVTTDFDIHQLWVDSIVERYFVFHEESAWQLQSKQVPHEKIKIAGIPVMPEFQLQEKPSIARKKLGIDPKRFTVMVLSGGYGIGRVKDIVEQTVKTLSAFPGTKFNLLVVCGKNDKVRGELQTMHFPEHINPSIFGFITNIHELMDASDILISKAGGLTSSEAMAKSLPMLIVDPIPGQESRNSDMIIEHGAGWKAINISNLSYKLRRILELPSMLAHARTAAHHLAKPNAATTILTDIYTHLQREKNLPR from the coding sequence ATGAAGATCCATCACCAACAGCCAAAACAATTGAGTCGAGAACTCTTCTTTCTCATTCTCTCTTGTTCCGGCGGGGCCGGACACATGCGTGCAGCAGAGGCACTGCGTTGCACAGCTCCGTTGACTGGACTCCCTATCCGCACCGAACATTATGATGTGCTCGATTTCACTTCAAAGCTATTCAAACGACTTTATTCCGAATCATATCTTCAAATGGTAAATCGAGCACCGGAATTATGGGGATATCTCTACCAGCAATCCGAGAGAAAACCTTATGAAAAGAAAGGATTTATCAAGTCATTCGATCAATTTAACTACAAACGTTATCTTCAAGCTCTCCGTGAGCTCAATCCCGATGCTATTATCTGTACACACTTCCTCCCCTACATTTCCGTTTCAAGCACATTACGAAAGAATGGTATCACCGCTCCGGTTTTTGCCGTAACAACGGATTTCGATATCCATCAACTTTGGGTCGATTCCATTGTCGAACGATACTTCGTGTTTCATGAGGAATCGGCATGGCAGCTTCAATCAAAACAAGTGCCACATGAAAAGATCAAGATTGCAGGAATTCCCGTGATGCCTGAATTCCAATTACAAGAGAAACCTTCCATCGCCCGTAAAAAGCTTGGTATCGATCCAAAACGTTTCACCGTGATGGTGCTTTCGGGCGGTTACGGCATTGGACGTGTAAAGGATATTGTTGAACAAACTGTCAAGACACTGTCGGCTTTTCCAGGAACAAAATTTAATCTCTTGGTTGTGTGTGGAAAGAACGACAAAGTACGCGGCGAATTGCAAACAATGCATTTCCCGGAGCACATCAACCCGAGCATTTTCGGTTTCATCACCAACATCCACGAATTAATGGATGCCTCTGATATACTCATCTCAAAGGCAGGCGGACTTACTTCATCCGAAGCGATGGCAAAATCGTTGCCTATGCTCATTGTTGATCCGATTCCCGGCCAGGAGAGTCGTAACAGTGATATGATCATTGAACATGGTGCCGGCTGGAAGGCGATTAATATTTCCAACCTATCCTATAAACTCAGACGAATTCTCGAATTACCATCGATGCTCGCACATGCACGCACTGCGGCTCATCATTTAGCCAAACCGAACGCGGCAACAACAATCCTTACAGATATCTACACACACCTACAACGTGAGAAGAATCTACCAAGATGA
- a CDS encoding alpha/beta fold hydrolase yields MKVILNDIAINYEERGMPQGLPVVFIHGFPFSHEMWEPQMNVMPNNIHTIAYDVRGHGESDVGDGQFTIELFVEDLVALLDHLFITKAILCGLSMGGYIALRTFEKYPERVCGLILCDTKSEPDTNAAKINRTVTMQAVKAAGVPAFAEDFVKNIFWDKTFERNPNVIAFIKQIICSNSPRGICGTLLALGSRTDTTPALSSIHIPTCIIVGEHDKLTPPSDAQTMHTMIDGSELHILPYAAHMSNLENTQEFNERIMTFLKKR; encoded by the coding sequence ATGAAAGTCATCCTCAACGATATTGCAATCAACTACGAAGAACGCGGTATGCCGCAAGGTTTACCGGTTGTGTTCATTCATGGTTTTCCATTCAGCCACGAAATGTGGGAACCGCAAATGAATGTCATGCCAAACAATATCCATACTATTGCATATGACGTGCGCGGTCACGGTGAGAGCGATGTCGGCGATGGTCAATTTACAATAGAACTCTTCGTCGAAGATTTAGTCGCATTACTCGACCATCTTTTCATCACTAAAGCTATACTCTGCGGACTTTCCATGGGGGGGTACATTGCACTGCGCACCTTCGAAAAATATCCGGAGAGAGTCTGCGGCTTAATTCTGTGCGATACTAAAAGCGAACCTGACACAAACGCCGCAAAAATAAACCGCACGGTGACTATGCAGGCAGTTAAGGCGGCAGGCGTTCCAGCATTTGCAGAGGACTTTGTGAAAAACATTTTCTGGGACAAGACCTTCGAGAGGAATCCAAACGTTATTGCATTCATCAAACAAATAATTTGCTCGAACTCTCCGCGCGGTATTTGTGGAACTTTACTTGCGCTTGGTTCCCGCACCGACACAACACCGGCTCTTTCTTCTATTCACATTCCAACATGCATTATTGTCGGAGAGCATGATAAGTTAACGCCGCCCTCCGATGCACAAACGATGCATACTATGATTGACGGATCAGAACTGCACATACTGCCTTATGCCGCTCATATGAGCAATTTGGAGAACACTCAGGAGTTCAATGAACGAATTATGACCTTCTTGAAGAAGCGCTAA